A portion of the Clupea harengus chromosome 18, Ch_v2.0.2, whole genome shotgun sequence genome contains these proteins:
- the rgp1 gene encoding RAB6A-GEF complex partner protein 2 gives MIEVVASMARGPVFLTGEPLECLITFTNPMSHLSTSASSEMLAWASAQIHCQFHASESRVALPSQGNKQDVQAESDTVLIPSRGERGQCILDTPPKILFCDLRLDPGESKTYSYSEVVPTDGPPSFRGQAVKYVYKLTIGCQRVNSPIKLLRVPFRVLVLHGMPESCFVQDEEVAPSNPFLEEEEGGGSNRRDSRVLERALDMLMITTSRRSPNLFNITNSRGKVAKFCIFKCVYRLGEDIVGTFNFSEGDIPCLQYSVSLQSEEEVNSAYQRRPVQPLSVTSHGRHLESCLHTASSHFSLPIPLNVTPGFSTDIITLRWRLHFEFVTSREPVESPTVLQNQSEVTIWTGAEHVDVDTFSWDLPIRVLPTNPALASYVSHFTGTNSINI, from the exons ATGATTGAGGTGGTGGCCTCCATGGCACGCGGCCCGGTGTTCCTAACCGGGGAGCCACTGGAGTGCCTTATCACGTTCACCAACCCGATGTCTCATCTATCCACTTCTGCTAGCAG TGAGATGCTGGCGTGGGCCAGTGCTCAGATCCACTGCCAGTTCCACGCCAGCGAGAGCAGGGTGGCGCTGCCTTCTCAGGGCAACAAGCAGGACGTGCAGGCAGAGAGCGACACGGTGCTCATTCCCAGCAGAG gagagagggggcagtgTATCCTCGACACGCCGCCAAAGATCCTCTTTTGTGACTTGCGCCTGGATCCAGGAGAGAGTAAAACCT ATTCCTACAGTGAGGTTGTGCCCACAGACGGTCCACCCAGTTTCAGAGGGCAGGCGGTGAAGTATGTGTACAAGCTGACCATCGGCTGCCAGCGGGTCAATTCCCCAATCAAGCTGCTACGTGTTCCATTCAGGGTGCTGGTGCTGcatg GCATGCCGGAATCCTGTTTTGTCCAGGATGAGGAAGTGGCCCCCTCAAACCCcttcctggaggaggaggaggggggaggcagCAACCGCAGGGACAGCCGGGTCCTGGAGAGGGCGCTGGACATGCTGATGATCACCACGTCCCGCCGCTCCccca aTCTGTTCAACATCACTAACTCCCGGGGGAAGGTGGCCAAGTTCTGTATCTTCAAGTGTGTCTACCGGCTCGGGGAGGACATCGTCGGCACTTTCAACTTCTCCGAGGGGGACATCCCTTGTCTACAG taCTCTGTCAGTTTACAGTCCGAAGAGGAGGTGAACTCTGCGTACCAGAGGAGGCCAGTTCAACCATTGAGCGTGACCTCTCATGGGCGCCACCTAGAGTCCTGCCTGCACACTGCATCCAGCCACTTCTCCTTACCCATACCTCTCAACGTGACACCAGGATTCAGCACAGACATCA tcACTCTGAGATGGCGTCTGCACTTTGAGTTTGTGACATCCAGAGAGCCTGTGGAGTCACCCACCGTACTGCAGAACCAATCAGAAGTCACCATCTGGACGGGAGCAGAGCATGTGGACGTGGACACTTTCAGCTGGGACTTGCCAATCAGAGTGCTTCCCACCAATCCAGCACTGGCATCTTATGTTTCCCACTTTACAGGGACCAACAGCATAAACATTTGa